From Mesobacillus jeotgali, the proteins below share one genomic window:
- a CDS encoding APC family permease, with product MAELQSTQTQTNFGYKQELKRSLTFWDLLIYGLVFMVPIAPFGIYGAVAQGSNGMVALAYLIGMVGMIFTALSYARMSEAFPIAGSVYAYAQRGINDSVGFIAGWLILLDYIFIPALLYLVSAAALHDVAPNIPLIVWLVIFIAINTVVNVLGIEFTAKANKIIVVAELIVLSIFVAVGIFAVMKGVNGAEFTWKPLYDANNFSMGTVMGAVSIAVLSFLGFDAISTLAEESKGGSKAIGKAIVFSLLVVGLLFIIQTWVAALIWPDYTSFENADVAFYQIAEIAGGTWLKWTTILATALSWGIANALVAQAAISRILYSMARDRKLPKILSKVHPRFKTPYVSTLLVALISLIVTSFFSSQIGALASVVNFGALSAFLFLHASMVIYFIKKQKSKDYFKHLVLPLIGFLIIGYVWISLDPLSKQLGFTWLGIGIVYLIVLKVFKKDTSLDLD from the coding sequence GTGGCTGAACTGCAATCAACTCAAACCCAGACAAATTTCGGATATAAACAGGAACTGAAACGATCATTAACATTTTGGGACCTTCTGATTTACGGTTTGGTATTCATGGTGCCGATTGCCCCGTTCGGAATTTACGGAGCAGTTGCCCAGGGTTCAAATGGGATGGTCGCCCTGGCTTACCTCATTGGAATGGTCGGAATGATTTTTACAGCTTTAAGCTATGCAAGAATGTCTGAAGCTTTTCCAATTGCCGGATCGGTATACGCCTATGCACAACGCGGAATCAATGATTCAGTAGGGTTTATCGCTGGCTGGCTGATCTTGCTGGATTATATTTTTATTCCTGCACTCCTCTATTTAGTCAGCGCGGCAGCATTGCACGATGTCGCACCAAACATTCCATTAATCGTTTGGCTGGTAATTTTTATTGCAATTAACACGGTCGTCAACGTATTGGGAATTGAGTTTACCGCCAAGGCGAACAAGATCATTGTTGTCGCTGAACTTATCGTCCTGTCCATTTTCGTGGCTGTCGGGATCTTCGCGGTCATGAAGGGTGTAAATGGAGCAGAATTTACGTGGAAGCCATTATATGATGCAAATAATTTCAGCATGGGAACTGTAATGGGCGCAGTATCAATCGCTGTTCTAAGCTTCCTGGGCTTCGACGCCATCTCTACTTTGGCAGAGGAATCAAAAGGCGGCAGCAAAGCAATCGGCAAAGCCATCGTCTTTTCCTTGCTCGTAGTGGGGCTGCTCTTCATCATCCAAACATGGGTAGCTGCGTTGATCTGGCCAGATTACACTAGCTTTGAAAATGCTGATGTTGCCTTCTATCAAATTGCCGAAATTGCTGGCGGAACGTGGTTGAAATGGACGACGATACTAGCAACGGCCCTGTCCTGGGGTATTGCGAATGCATTAGTAGCCCAGGCCGCCATCTCCCGTATCCTTTACAGTATGGCCCGTGACCGGAAGCTTCCAAAGATCCTTTCAAAGGTACACCCAAGATTCAAAACACCATATGTAAGCACGCTGCTTGTCGCGCTAATCTCACTGATCGTAACATCATTCTTTTCATCCCAGATTGGAGCATTGGCATCAGTAGTCAACTTCGGTGCTTTATCAGCATTCCTGTTCCTTCATGCATCCATGGTGATTTATTTTATCAAAAAGCAAAAGAGCAAGGATTATTTCAAACACCTGGTACTGCCATTAATCGGTTTCCTTATCATCGGTTATGTCTGGATCTCACTTGATCCCCTTTCCAAACAACTCGGATTTACCTGGCTCGGAATCGGGATTGTTTACTTAATCGTCTTGAAAGTATTCAAAAAGGATACCTCACTCGATCTGGATTAA
- a CDS encoding acetamidase/formamidase family protein, with product MTAQLSTQSFIYAMDKNNQPALTVKSGSQVEIETFDCFQNQIQSAETTFNAIDWNQINPATGPVYVEEAQPGDILKVTIDEIQLADQGVMVVGPELGVMGHRMEKFEVKIIPVKDDKAIFNEKIALPLNPMIGVIGVAPEGEAVNNGTPGAHGGNMDTKLITTGATLYFPVFHQGALFALGDLHAAMGDGEISVSGIEIPATVKVTLEVIKGHSINHPILENEEGIATLVSKELLDEAANVAVEEMIDLLQPQTDLSLAEFTMLMSAAGQAQISQIVDPLKTARFFVPRSILEAYNIQLFKKEVV from the coding sequence ATGACTGCCCAGTTATCAACCCAATCATTTATTTATGCCATGGATAAAAACAATCAACCCGCGCTTACAGTGAAGTCCGGTTCGCAGGTAGAAATTGAGACATTCGACTGTTTCCAGAATCAAATCCAGTCGGCAGAAACGACGTTCAACGCGATTGACTGGAATCAGATCAACCCTGCAACAGGACCGGTATATGTCGAGGAAGCACAGCCTGGAGATATTTTAAAGGTCACAATTGATGAGATTCAGCTGGCAGACCAGGGCGTCATGGTAGTCGGTCCGGAGCTCGGTGTCATGGGTCACCGCATGGAGAAATTCGAAGTAAAAATCATCCCTGTAAAGGATGACAAAGCCATTTTTAACGAAAAAATCGCCCTCCCTCTTAACCCGATGATCGGCGTAATCGGAGTTGCCCCTGAAGGTGAAGCAGTCAATAATGGAACACCTGGAGCACATGGCGGAAACATGGACACAAAGCTGATTACAACAGGGGCCACACTATACTTCCCTGTTTTCCACCAAGGCGCCCTTTTTGCGTTAGGTGACCTTCATGCCGCGATGGGTGACGGTGAAATCAGTGTATCCGGCATTGAAATTCCTGCAACAGTAAAGGTCACGCTGGAGGTCATCAAAGGACACAGCATCAATCATCCTATATTGGAAAACGAAGAAGGTATCGCTACTCTTGTATCTAAAGAGCTTTTAGATGAGGCAGCCAATGTAGCTGTCGAAGAAATGATCGATTTGCTTCAGCCGCAGACAGATTTATCTCTGGCTGAGTTCACGATGCTGATGAGTGCGGCGGGCCAGGCCCAGATCAGCCAGATTGTCGACCCGCTTAAAACAGCAAGGTTCTTTGTGCCAAGATCCATCCTCGAAGCCTACAACATCCAGCTGTTCAAGAAAGAGGTGGTATAA
- a CDS encoding response regulator transcription factor, which yields MNLLIIDDEPLELEQLTYLVKKQYPNWTIFTAEDVVEAKQLMNHHSFPLAFVDIQLPGDTGLDFCEYLRINDINTEVVLITAYQDFSYAKQAIRLSVLDYLVKPVIESELLKMIEDFLEKKAYTQTKSVLINKVLEIVHEKYNQKLQLSDLAREVFVTPTYLSKKFTETIGVKFTDYINHFRIQKAKQLMIENPDWSLFQIAEYVGFSSQHHFSNLFKKIEGTTPSQFKENH from the coding sequence ATGAATCTATTAATAATCGATGATGAACCATTGGAGCTTGAACAGCTCACTTATCTGGTGAAAAAACAATATCCAAACTGGACAATATTCACTGCTGAAGATGTGGTTGAAGCCAAGCAATTAATGAATCATCACTCTTTCCCGCTGGCCTTTGTCGATATTCAGCTGCCCGGGGACACAGGGCTCGATTTTTGTGAATACTTAAGAATCAATGATATCAATACCGAAGTAGTACTGATAACCGCTTATCAGGATTTCAGCTACGCAAAACAGGCAATCCGTCTCAGTGTGCTGGATTATCTGGTAAAACCGGTTATTGAATCAGAATTACTCAAAATGATCGAGGATTTCCTGGAAAAAAAAGCATACACACAAACCAAATCCGTCCTGATCAATAAGGTACTAGAGATTGTCCATGAGAAGTACAATCAAAAGCTGCAGCTATCCGACCTGGCAAGGGAAGTATTTGTTACACCCACCTATTTAAGCAAAAAGTTCACTGAAACAATCGGTGTGAAATTTACTGACTACATCAACCATTTCCGGATTCAGAAAGCGAAACAGCTGATGATTGAAAATCCTGATTGGAGCCTGTTTCAGATTGCAGAGTACGTCGGATTCTCAAGTCAGCATCACTTCAGCAATTTGTTCAAGAAAATTGAAGGGACCACTCCCAGTCAATTCAAGGAGAATCATTGA
- a CDS encoding sensor histidine kinase codes for MMIGTSAIFSLIIFLCILIPIIALAILSILKLLEKEFDYLQMENKQIQLETQLHQMEYLQLSQQIRPHFLFNSLNAMMSLARLNRNEDLIHSMEKFSLFLRYQNRDKESLVPFEKELEHTKNYLAIQQLRFGKKLEVDIMIDAHAAPTLLPPYTVQTFVENAFKHGLENKRGEKRLKIDLRREGNWVVLKVMDNGENDAGQSLPDGDGTGMENIRKRMELLFELYTEVSMKREPEWTEVKAIWPFTPGESQ; via the coding sequence ATGATGATAGGTACTTCGGCCATTTTCTCGCTCATAATTTTCCTGTGTATCCTGATTCCAATCATAGCCTTGGCGATTCTTAGCATTCTTAAGCTGCTTGAAAAAGAGTTTGATTACTTGCAAATGGAAAATAAGCAAATCCAGCTGGAAACACAACTTCACCAAATGGAATATCTCCAGCTCAGCCAGCAAATCAGGCCGCATTTCCTATTTAACAGCCTGAATGCGATGATGTCACTGGCGAGGCTGAACAGAAATGAGGATCTCATTCATTCAATGGAGAAGTTCTCATTGTTCCTGCGATATCAAAATAGAGACAAGGAATCGCTCGTTCCTTTTGAAAAAGAATTGGAGCATACCAAAAACTATCTGGCCATCCAGCAGCTGCGCTTTGGCAAAAAACTCGAAGTAGACATAATGATTGATGCACACGCCGCACCAACACTTCTGCCGCCCTACACCGTGCAGACATTCGTAGAAAATGCCTTTAAGCATGGACTTGAAAATAAACGCGGTGAAAAGCGGCTCAAAATCGATTTGCGCCGTGAGGGTAACTGGGTTGTCCTTAAGGTAATGGATAATGGCGAGAATGATGCCGGACAGTCTCTTCCAGATGGGGATGGTACTGGCATGGAGAATATACGCAAACGGATGGAATTGTTATTTGAACTGTACACAGAGGTTTCAATGAAACGAGAGCCAGAATGGACGGAAGTGAAAGCCATTTGGCCATTTACACCGGGGGAATCACAATGA
- a CDS encoding bifunctional NUDIX hydrolase family protein/GNAT family N-acetyltransferase, with amino-acid sequence MELWNIYDKYRHLTDRVHERGQEMKPGDHHLVVHVWIVNDDGQYLIQRRQPWKIGFPNMWDCSAAGSALMGDDSEQAAIRETKEEIGIGLDMDKGERLFTVKFSEGFDDIWLVRQNIALENLQLQGEEVAEAKWVSEEEIKEMVEKGEFIPFNYFERLFEVANSGISLKKASIHDAEELLALQKEVFLPLYKKYNDHETSPVTQTIERFSERFEQGDYYKIFYHDTLAGSVHVHEKSPGLMRLRIINILDRFHNRGIAQQVMKRLELMHPEADAWELDTILTEERNCYLYEKVGYRRTGEAKTINDDLTLIRYLKNSSLNKIESI; translated from the coding sequence ATGGAACTATGGAATATATACGATAAATATAGGCATCTGACGGACAGGGTTCACGAAAGAGGGCAGGAGATGAAGCCAGGGGACCATCATCTTGTTGTCCATGTCTGGATTGTAAACGATGATGGCCAGTATCTGATTCAAAGGAGACAGCCGTGGAAAATTGGCTTTCCGAACATGTGGGACTGTTCTGCTGCGGGTTCTGCCCTCATGGGTGATGACAGTGAACAAGCTGCGATTCGGGAAACAAAGGAAGAAATCGGAATCGGCCTGGATATGGATAAAGGGGAACGACTATTCACAGTGAAGTTTTCTGAGGGTTTCGATGATATCTGGCTCGTCAGGCAAAATATCGCGCTTGAGAATCTTCAGCTGCAGGGGGAGGAAGTAGCTGAAGCGAAATGGGTAAGTGAAGAGGAAATAAAGGAAATGGTTGAAAAAGGCGAGTTCATTCCGTTTAATTATTTCGAACGGTTATTTGAAGTTGCCAATTCAGGGATCAGCTTAAAAAAGGCTTCAATTCATGATGCTGAGGAACTTTTAGCTTTGCAGAAAGAAGTTTTCCTGCCATTGTACAAGAAATATAATGACCATGAAACAAGTCCTGTAACGCAAACGATAGAGAGATTTTCAGAAAGATTCGAACAAGGGGATTATTATAAGATATTTTATCATGACACGCTCGCTGGAAGCGTCCATGTCCATGAAAAGTCTCCTGGGTTAATGAGGCTTCGAATCATCAATATTTTAGACAGGTTCCATAACAGGGGCATTGCCCAGCAGGTCATGAAACGTCTTGAGCTGATGCATCCTGAGGCGGATGCCTGGGAGCTGGATACTATTCTTACCGAGGAACGCAACTGTTATCTTTATGAAAAAGTGGGATACAGACGAACCGGAGAGGCCAAAACGATCAACGATGATCTCACGCTTATCCGTTACCTGAAAAATTCCAGCCTGAATAAAATCGAAAGTATTTAA